The sequence GCCGAGAATGCCTTCGGGCCAGAAGGGAGAAAAGAGCGCGGTAAAGATCAAGGGAGCTGTTTCACCCGCTGCTCGGGCAATACCCAACACAACCCCTGTCGCGATCGAGGTTAAAGACGCAGGCAGCGTGACCTGCGTGACCGTGACAAACTGCGAGGCGCCCAACCCCAAGGACCCCCAGCGCAATTCATTGGGCACCAATTTCAACGCTTCATCGGTGGTCTTGATCACGGTTGGCAGCATCAAGACGGCCAGCGCAATTCCTCCAGCAAGGGCGCTGTAGCTCTGGCCGAAGAGCAACCGGGTACTCACGATCAAGCCATAGACGAAGACGCCGCAGATGATCGAGGGCACCCCAGCCAAGACATTGGTTCCAAAGCGAACAAAGGAGGCAAAGGAACCGGAACGGGAGAATTCCGCGAGATAGATGCCACCGCCAATGCCAACGGGAACGGCAATGACGCTGGCAATCAAGGTGACGATGATGGTGCCGACGATGGCATTGCCGATGCCGCCCTCCTCAAGACCTGGAGGTGGGGGCAATTCGGTCAACAGCGAGACGGAAAGAAAGGATCCGCCCTTCAGCAGCACGTAGCCCAGCACCAGCACGAGTGGCAGGACTGCGAAGCAGGAAAACGCAACAGCAACCGCTGTCAACGCAAAATTCCAGCGATTGCGGGGCAGGTTCGG is a genomic window of Synechococcus sp. A10-1-5-1 containing:
- the pstA gene encoding phosphate ABC transporter permease PstA; this encodes MSISRSNRSLYFNPNLPRNRWNFALTAVAVAFSCFAVLPLVLVLGYVLLKGGSFLSVSLLTELPPPPGLEEGGIGNAIVGTIIVTLIASVIAVPVGIGGGIYLAEFSRSGSFASFVRFGTNVLAGVPSIICGVFVYGLIVSTRLLFGQSYSALAGGIALAVLMLPTVIKTTDEALKLVPNELRWGSLGLGASQFVTVTQVTLPASLTSIATGVVLGIARAAGETAPLIFTALFSPFWPEGILGPIASMSVLIYNFAIMPLEFQNNLAWASSFVLVVMILLSNLLARWISRVTSN